The Pseudonocardia sp. HH130630-07 DNA window TCGGGCCAGAACTCGCACCCCGGGAGCGCACGGACCGCCCGCAGCACGGCCGTCGCGACCGACGGGGGTTCACCGGTCCGGACCAGGAATCGGACCAGTGCACCCTCGACCACAGGGCACACCGCGAAGCGCTCGATCCCCGACGCCCACGACGAGGCACGGTCATGGTGTTCGTGTTCGGCGACGGTGAGCGCGATCAGCACGTTCGCGTCGAGGAGGTAGGTCGTCACTCCTCGTCCAGCACTGTCGCAACGTCCTTCGCCGAGACCCGGCGCCCCACGCTGACCACGGGGAAGCCCGATCGCTCGTCGACACCGATCGTCGCCGGTTCACCGAGCTGGATCAGACCCCGCGCTGCGAGCTCCGCGACCACGGCCGAGAGCGACAGACCACGGCGCTGCGCGATCTCCTTGGCCTGCCGGTGCACGGCCGGGGGCAGGTCGACGGTGGTACGCACACCGGCATCATAGCTGCATCACCCATGATGCAGGCATTGCGAGCCGGGGGTCGACGCTACGCCCGTCGACTCGTCGACCATGTCGGCCTGCCCGGGGACCATCCGCACCTACCGCGGGCGGTGCCGTCCCTGCGCGTCCCATGCCCGCTCGGCCTCGACGAGCTCACGCATGGTCGTACCATGATCGGGGACCGGCCGGCCTGTGCGCTCGTACTCGGCGAACTGCTGCGCGAACTGGTCGATGATGACGAGGCGCTCGGCCTGAGCCGACTCGTTGCGAGCCTTGTCGGCGGCGCGAGTCGGAGGAATCCGGTTCCACTCGTCGATCAGGCCGACGAACGTCGGGTCGGCCCGGCACAACATCGTGACGTGATGCTGCAGCTGAGCACGCCTGGCTTCCTCGTCCTGCAGCCTCGCCGCCTCGGCCGCCTGTTCCTCGGCCCTCTGCTGGGCCGCGACACGTTCCGTCTGGCGCTTCCGCAGGAGCCGGCCGACGACCATCAGCGCCCAGAGGATCAGGACCCCCCAGGCTCCGGCGATCGACCCGGCGATGACCGTGCCGAGGATCGCCGCGAACAGCTTCCACATCGTCACGGCACTCTGCTGGGCCTGAGCCGCCTTCACCGCCTGTGCCTCGGCCATCGCCGCGTCCTCGGCCTCCCGCTCCTGCGCCGAGAGACCCTGCCGCCGAGTCCGCTCCAGCCGCTCCGCGAGTTCGGTCTGTCTCCTCAGCTCCCGCTCCGAAGCCTCCGCGGCGTAGCGGGTCCGAGCGATGTTGGCTCGCTTCCCCATCTCAGCACCACACCCGGCGGTCGGTGCAGCGGCCGGGGAGAACGTCGGAGGAGAGGCCACGTAGGGGGCGGCTCGACTGGAGGTGGCGCGATGCGGTGGTCACACCCTCCGTCTCGCGTCCGATGTGCGTTCGGTTTCATCCGTGCCCGCCCGCTCATCAAGACTGGGTACGAGGGCCGGATCCGACCACCTGGTACGACCACCCCGGCCCGGGCGAGCTGCGGTCACCGACAGGCGTTCGCCGGATGACCACGCGGAGCGGCCCACGCCGCGCTGCTGACGAACCGGTGACGAGTGCCCCGGAGCCGTAACGCGCCGGGCAGGGGAACGGGACCGATCAGACGTTGAAGCGGAACTCGACCACGTCCCCGTCCTGCATGACGTAGTCCTTTCCCTCCATCCGCACCTTCCCGGCCGCCTTGGCCGCGTTCATCGTCCCGGCGGCGACGAGGTCATCGTAGGACACGATCTCGGCCTTGATGAAGCCCCGCTCGAAGTCGGTGTGGATGACCCCGGCCGCCTGCGGCGCGCTCGCGCCCTGCGGGATCGTCCAGGCCCGGGACTCCTTCGGGCCCGCGGTGAGGTAGGTCTGCAGGCCGAGGGTGGTGAACCCGGCGCGGGCGAGCTGGGACAGGCCCGGCTCGTCCTGGCCGATCGACTCCAGCAGCTCCGCGGCGGACTCGTCGTCCAGCTCCAGCAGTTCGCTCTCGACCTTCGCGTCCAGGAACACGGCCTGCGCCGGGGCGACCAGGTTGGTCAGCTCCTTGCGGCGGGCGTCGTCACCCAGGACTCCCTCGTCGGCGTTGAACACGTAGAGGAACGGCTTGGTCGTGAGCAGGGTCAGCTCGCGCAGCAGGGTGGTGTCCGCACCGGCCTGGAACAGGGTCCGGCCGTCGTTGAGGATCCCCATCGCGGCCTGGGCGGCGTCGAGCACCGGGCGCCGGTCCTTCTGGGTGCGGGCCTCCTTCTCCAGCCGCGGGAGCGCCTTCTCCAGCGTCTGCAGGTCGGCCAGCACCAGCTCGGTGGCGATCGTCTCGATGTCGCCCCCGGCGTCGATCCGGCCGTCGACGTGGATGACGTCCGGGTCGTCGAACACCCGCACGACCTGGCAGATCGCGTCCGACTCGCGGATGTTGGCGAGGAACTTGTTGCCCAGGCCGGCGCCCTCGGACGCGCCCTTGACGATGCCGGCGATGTCGACGAACGACACCGTCGCCGGCAGGATCTTGTCCGAGGAGAAGATCTCCGCCAGCTTGTCCAGCCGGGGGTCCGGCAGCGGCACGACGCCGACGTTCGGCTCGATCGTCGCGAACGGGTAGTTCGCCGCGAGCACGTCGTTGCGGGTCAGCGCGTTGAACAGGGTCGACTTGCCGACGTTGGGCAGCCCGACGATGCCGAGGGTGAGGGACACGGGCGACCACGGTAGTCGCCGCCGGTCAGCCGGGTTCGAGCCGGTAGCCCGCCCCGCGGACGGTGGCGATCCGGTCCGGCCCGAGCTTGCGGCGCAGGTACCGGACGTAGACGTCGACGACGTTCGACGACGACCCCGCGTCCGGCCCCCAGACCAGCCGCAGCAGCTGCTCCCGGGACAGCACCTGCCCCGGGTGCCGCAGGAACGTCTCGGCCAGCGCGAACTCCCGCGCCGACAGCTCCACGGTGCGCCCGTCGAGGGTCACGTGCCGGGTGCGGGGATCGAGTTCGAGACCCCGGTGGGCCAGCAGCTCCGGCGACGGCGACGGGCGCGCGCGGTCCAGCCGGAGCCGGACCCTGGCGAGCAGCTCCTCGAACTGGAACGGCTTGGCCATGTAGTCGTCGGCGCCGCCGGTCAGCCCGGCGACCGTGTCGTGCACGCTGTCCCGCGCGGTCAGGATGATCACCGGGATGGTGCTGCCGGAGGCACGGAGCCTGCGGAGCACGTCGAACCCGTCCATGCCGGGCAGCCCGATGTCGAGCACGAGCAGGTCGAAGCCGCCGGTCAGCGCGTGGTCGCGGACCCCTGGCCCGTCCGGGACGACGGTCACGTGGAACCCGGCACCGCTCAGCCCCTTCTTGACGAACGAGGCGATCCGCGGTTCGTCCTCGGCGACCAGGATCCGGTCGGTCACGTCTCGCTCCTCGGCAGTTCCAGGGTGAACGTCGCGCCCCGGCCGGGCGTGCTGTCGAGCAGCACCCGGCCGCCGTGCGTGGTCGCGATGGCCTCGACGATCGACAGGCCCAGCCCCGCGCCGTCGGACCGGGGGGCGTTCGCACCCCTGGCGAAGCGGCGGAACACCCGGTGCCGGTCCTCCGGTGCGACGCCGGGCCCGTCGTCGGAGACCCAGATCCGCAACCGGCCGGCCACCGCGGCCGAGCCGAGCGCGATCCGGTCGCCGGTGCCGGTGAAGCGGGTCGCGTTGTCCGCCAGCGCGACGACGGCCTGGGTGATGCGGTGCGGGTCCATCCGGACCCGGACGTCGGCGACCGCCTGCAGCTGCCAGTCCCGGTCGCCGAGGCCGGTCAGCTTG harbors:
- a CDS encoding TA system VapC family ribonuclease toxin produces the protein MTTYLLDANVLIALTVAEHEHHDRASSWASGIERFAVCPVVEGALVRFLVRTGEPPSVATAVLRAVRALPGCEFWPDSLSYVDAGLDHVRGHRQVTDAYLASLAGSRPGSLLATLDEGLAREVPELTVLVPCSRPVPPQRS
- the ychF gene encoding redox-regulated ATPase YchF, encoding MSLTLGIVGLPNVGKSTLFNALTRNDVLAANYPFATIEPNVGVVPLPDPRLDKLAEIFSSDKILPATVSFVDIAGIVKGASEGAGLGNKFLANIRESDAICQVVRVFDDPDVIHVDGRIDAGGDIETIATELVLADLQTLEKALPRLEKEARTQKDRRPVLDAAQAAMGILNDGRTLFQAGADTTLLRELTLLTTKPFLYVFNADEGVLGDDARRKELTNLVAPAQAVFLDAKVESELLELDDESAAELLESIGQDEPGLSQLARAGFTTLGLQTYLTAGPKESRAWTIPQGASAPQAAGVIHTDFERGFIKAEIVSYDDLVAAGTMNAAKAAGKVRMEGKDYVMQDGDVVEFRFNV
- a CDS encoding response regulator transcription factor; translated protein: MTDRILVAEDEPRIASFVKKGLSGAGFHVTVVPDGPGVRDHALTGGFDLLVLDIGLPGMDGFDVLRRLRASGSTIPVIILTARDSVHDTVAGLTGGADDYMAKPFQFEELLARVRLRLDRARPSPSPELLAHRGLELDPRTRHVTLDGRTVELSAREFALAETFLRHPGQVLSREQLLRLVWGPDAGSSSNVVDVYVRYLRRKLGPDRIATVRGAGYRLEPG